One Natrinema longum genomic window carries:
- a CDS encoding phosphoadenosine phosphosulfate reductase family protein, which produces MSDNAPDYADVDYTDGEGEDPVDYQHIQDKIEKAIEVTREGLEEYENPAVMWTGGKDSTLTLYFIKEVADRFDLEVPPAVFIDHYQHFDEIHDFVDHWADEWDLEVIYARNEDVGEYVDEHGLEPGDDIDISELSEHNQHHVREILEYEEDTFPFLLDTYVGNHLLKTVALNDALETHDIDGVISGVRWDEQEARADETFFSPRHDPDIYPPHDRIQPILQFDEAAVWEAFWNFVVPDTVENFPEEGYVPEADDDLPEGVEQDDIPISPKYFAGFRSLGSEVSTEKSDEDPAWLQDLEGTTERAGRAQDKEDLMERLRDLGYM; this is translated from the coding sequence ACTACCAGCACATTCAGGACAAGATCGAGAAGGCGATCGAGGTCACCCGCGAGGGGCTCGAGGAGTACGAGAACCCGGCGGTCATGTGGACCGGCGGCAAGGACTCGACGCTCACGCTGTACTTCATCAAGGAGGTCGCCGACCGATTCGACCTCGAGGTACCGCCCGCGGTCTTCATCGACCACTACCAGCACTTCGACGAGATCCACGACTTCGTCGACCACTGGGCCGACGAGTGGGATCTCGAGGTCATCTACGCGCGCAACGAGGACGTCGGCGAGTACGTCGACGAACACGGCTTAGAGCCCGGCGACGACATCGACATCTCGGAGCTCTCCGAGCACAACCAGCACCACGTCCGCGAGATCCTCGAGTACGAGGAGGACACCTTCCCGTTCCTGCTCGACACCTACGTCGGCAACCACCTGCTGAAGACGGTCGCGCTCAACGACGCGCTCGAGACGCACGACATCGACGGCGTCATCTCCGGCGTCCGCTGGGACGAACAGGAGGCCCGCGCCGACGAGACGTTCTTCTCGCCGCGCCACGACCCCGACATCTACCCGCCTCACGACCGCATCCAGCCCATCCTGCAGTTCGACGAAGCCGCAGTGTGGGAGGCCTTCTGGAACTTCGTGGTGCCGGACACGGTCGAGAACTTCCCCGAGGAAGGTTACGTTCCAGAAGCCGACGACGACCTCCCCGAGGGCGTCGAACAGGACGACATTCCGATCTCGCCGAAGTACTTCGCCGGCTTCCGCTCGCTGGGCAGCGAAGTCAGTACCGAAAAGAGCGACGAGGACCCCGCCTGGCTGCAGGACCTCGAGGGGACCACCGAACGCGCCGGCCGCGCCCAGGACAAGGAAGACCTGATGGAGCGCCTGCGCGATCTGGGCTACATGTAG
- a CDS encoding DUF7333 family protein — MKFDLPKTAVAFIVVIGIGIGGMIATPMGTDTILMMVAPSMIVFGLLMLALGVKHGEYRATGR; from the coding sequence ATGAAGTTCGATCTTCCAAAGACGGCAGTCGCGTTTATCGTCGTGATCGGGATCGGAATCGGGGGCATGATCGCCACCCCCATGGGAACAGACACCATACTGATGATGGTCGCGCCGTCGATGATCGTCTTCGGGCTGCTCATGCTCGCCCTGGGCGTCAAACACGGCGAGTACCGCGCCACGGGCCGATAG
- a CDS encoding ArsR/SmtB family transcription factor yields MDSAALLDLLGNENRRRILRLLARKPCYVTEISEYLGVSPKAVIEHLRKLEEAGLIESRVDDQRRKYFHIARNVRLEVNVSPYGFASKSAYPSNNSFDITTCRHLTFDATLDDTDDLDELLAALEDLEQLENELSLAQRWVQGRLYDVLDSISETVGAGPESRIYADLLASVRSEPKSVGDLSEDIDAPREVVAELLEVMADNGIVRRTEDGWELTTNG; encoded by the coding sequence ATGGACTCCGCCGCGTTGTTGGATTTACTCGGGAACGAAAACCGAAGGCGGATCCTTCGGTTGCTCGCCCGCAAACCCTGTTATGTTACTGAAATTTCTGAGTATCTCGGTGTGAGTCCCAAGGCGGTTATCGAACACTTGCGAAAACTCGAGGAGGCAGGACTGATCGAGAGCCGCGTCGACGACCAGCGGCGGAAGTACTTTCATATCGCACGCAACGTTCGACTCGAGGTGAACGTCTCTCCCTACGGCTTCGCGAGCAAGAGCGCCTATCCCTCGAACAACAGTTTCGATATCACGACCTGTCGTCACCTCACGTTCGATGCCACCCTGGACGACACCGACGATCTCGACGAACTGCTCGCCGCGTTGGAAGACCTCGAACAGCTCGAAAACGAGCTCTCGTTGGCCCAGCGGTGGGTACAGGGGCGGCTGTACGACGTCCTCGATAGCATCTCGGAGACCGTTGGCGCTGGCCCGGAGAGTCGGATTTACGCCGACCTGCTCGCGAGCGTGCGTTCGGAACCGAAATCGGTCGGCGACCTCAGCGAGGACATCGACGCTCCCCGAGAAGTCGTCGCCGAGTTGCTCGAGGTGATGGCCGACAACGGGATCGTTCGCCGGACCGAGGACGGCTGGGAGTTAACCACAAACGGGTAA
- a CDS encoding amidase has protein sequence MTDESTTTGLSAIALAARIRTGAITATEAVEAHLERIDDRDDAINAFVTVCADDAREAAAEADRALADGEEVGPLHGVPLALKDLGALKAGVRHTYGSALFADHVAERTSAIVERLEDAGAVVIGKTNTPEFGHKGTTDNELIGPTASPIDTDLNAGGSSGGSAAALAAGMTPIATGSDAGGSLRIPAAACGVYGFKPTFGLVPDDGRPSAFGRELQHTTKGPMTRTVEDAALLLSVMDGPHPDDPNSVPVDIDYRGAVDRSIDDYRIAYSPDLDVFPVVDEVRAVADEAVTAFADAGATVETVTVDHGYSMAELTEAAMPAYTTSVLENATLIEESHGVDFRDQSEAVSDSLLAMLHVAEEYGPEDVARSGIARTDMYDAVQDVLADYDLLVTPTLSRADRELYADLGDDAWEWPMTWPFNWTGHPVASAPAGVTDRGHPVGLQLVGRRFADDDVLAASAALERERPWNHLYE, from the coding sequence ATGACAGACGAGAGTACCACGACCGGTCTTTCCGCGATCGCACTCGCGGCTCGAATCCGAACGGGAGCGATCACGGCGACCGAGGCCGTCGAGGCCCACCTCGAGCGAATCGATGACCGGGACGACGCGATCAACGCCTTCGTCACGGTCTGTGCGGACGACGCACGCGAGGCCGCCGCCGAAGCCGACCGGGCGCTCGCGGACGGCGAGGAGGTGGGGCCGCTTCACGGCGTGCCCCTGGCGCTGAAGGACCTCGGCGCGCTGAAAGCGGGCGTCCGTCATACGTACGGTTCGGCGCTGTTCGCGGACCACGTCGCCGAGCGAACGTCGGCGATCGTCGAGCGACTCGAGGACGCCGGCGCGGTCGTGATCGGGAAGACGAATACGCCGGAGTTCGGTCACAAGGGAACGACCGACAACGAGTTGATCGGGCCGACGGCGTCGCCGATCGACACCGACCTGAACGCGGGGGGCTCCTCGGGTGGCTCGGCGGCGGCGCTGGCCGCAGGGATGACGCCGATCGCGACGGGCAGCGACGCGGGCGGCTCGCTGCGCATTCCCGCCGCGGCGTGTGGCGTCTACGGGTTCAAACCGACGTTCGGGCTGGTTCCGGACGACGGACGACCGAGCGCGTTCGGCCGGGAACTCCAACACACGACGAAGGGGCCGATGACCCGAACCGTCGAGGACGCCGCGCTGTTGCTCTCGGTGATGGACGGGCCGCATCCGGACGACCCGAACAGCGTCCCGGTCGATATCGACTACCGTGGAGCCGTCGATCGGTCGATCGACGACTATCGCATCGCGTACAGCCCCGACCTCGACGTCTTTCCGGTCGTCGACGAGGTCCGTGCGGTCGCCGACGAGGCCGTTACCGCGTTCGCGGACGCGGGTGCGACGGTCGAGACAGTGACCGTCGATCACGGCTATTCGATGGCCGAACTGACCGAGGCCGCGATGCCGGCGTACACGACCTCCGTTCTCGAGAACGCGACCCTCATCGAGGAGAGCCACGGCGTCGACTTTCGGGACCAGTCCGAAGCGGTCTCCGACAGTCTGCTCGCGATGCTCCACGTCGCCGAGGAGTACGGCCCCGAAGACGTCGCCCGATCCGGCATCGCTCGGACGGACATGTACGACGCCGTCCAGGACGTCCTCGCCGACTACGATCTGCTCGTGACGCCGACGCTCTCGCGCGCCGACCGCGAACTCTACGCCGACCTCGGTGACGACGCCTGGGAGTGGCCGATGACCTGGCCGTTCAACTGGACCGGCCACCCCGTCGCGTCCGCACCCGCCGGAGTGACCGACCGTGGCCACCCAGTCGGCCTCCAACTCGTCGGGCGACGGTTCGCGGACGACGACGTCCTCGCGGCGAGCGCGGCACTCGAGCGCGAGCGCCCCTGGAACCACCTGTACGAGTAG
- a CDS encoding aldo/keto reductase gives MATHDADTIAPETCPTTSGIPMLGLGTWQNEDPEQCAESVRTALEMGYRHIDTAQIYDNEEAVGEGIAAADVDREDIFLATKIWISNLSHEDVLETARDSLDRLGVEYVDLLYVHWPAGEYDAEETLSALSELYEEGLIENVGVSNFQPEHLEEAVDVCDAPIVANQVELHPLLPQAEIRETCTEHDIEVVGYSPLARGRVFDQPEIQEIAAKHDASEAQVSLAWAREKGVIAIPKATGEDHIGDNWESLTVDLDPADIDAIDAIDETNRAVDPDFAPWN, from the coding sequence ATGGCAACTCACGACGCCGATACCATCGCACCAGAGACGTGTCCGACCACCAGCGGGATACCGATGCTCGGCCTCGGAACCTGGCAAAACGAGGACCCCGAACAGTGCGCCGAGAGCGTCCGAACGGCCCTCGAGATGGGCTACCGTCACATCGATACGGCCCAGATCTACGACAACGAGGAAGCGGTCGGCGAGGGGATCGCCGCCGCGGACGTCGACCGCGAGGATATCTTCCTCGCGACCAAGATCTGGATCTCGAACCTGTCACACGAGGACGTCCTCGAGACGGCTCGGGACAGTCTCGACCGGCTCGGTGTCGAGTACGTCGACCTGCTGTACGTTCACTGGCCGGCCGGAGAGTACGACGCCGAGGAGACACTCTCGGCACTTTCCGAACTCTACGAGGAGGGACTGATCGAGAACGTCGGCGTCAGCAACTTCCAGCCCGAGCACCTCGAGGAAGCAGTCGACGTCTGTGACGCGCCGATCGTCGCGAATCAGGTCGAACTTCACCCGCTGCTTCCCCAGGCGGAGATCCGGGAAACCTGTACAGAGCACGATATCGAAGTCGTAGGCTATTCGCCGCTGGCACGTGGACGGGTCTTCGACCAACCCGAGATACAGGAGATCGCCGCGAAACACGACGCCAGCGAGGCGCAGGTCAGCCTCGCCTGGGCGCGCGAGAAGGGCGTCATCGCGATTCCGAAGGCGACGGGCGAGGACCACATCGGCGACAACTGGGAGTCGCTGACGGTCGACCTCGATCCGGCGGATATCGACGCCATCGACGCCATCGACGAGACGAACCGCGCGGTCGATCCCGACTTCGCGCCCTGGAACTGA